A stretch of the Vitis riparia cultivar Riparia Gloire de Montpellier isolate 1030 chromosome 13, EGFV_Vit.rip_1.0, whole genome shotgun sequence genome encodes the following:
- the LOC117928836 gene encoding two-component response regulator ORR9-like, with product MKSLRSCSHYSQKGSLINPQTPSPTHVHSSLIFSFLSSSTYFFLLAFFGCNKAMGMAAESHFHVLAVDDSLIDRKWIEKLLKTSSFQVTVVDSVSKALEFLGVQEAEQERKVNLIITDYSMPGMTGYDLLRKIKMSRRSRRFLPETCSII from the exons ATGAAGTCTCTCAGATCGTGCTCTCATTATAGCCAGAAAGGTTCACTTATAAACCCACAAACTCCATCTCCCACCCATGTGCATTcatctctcattttctcttttctttcatcttcGACATACTTCTTTTTGCTGGCCTTTTTTGGGTGCAACAAGGCAATGGGTATGGCTGCAGAGTCGCACTTTCATGTTCTAGCTGTTGATGACAGCCTCATTGATAGAAAATGGATTGAGAAACTCCTCAAAACCTCTTCTTTTCAAG TTACTGTTGTAGATTCTGTGAGTAAAGCTCTTGAATTCCTGGGTGTGCAAGAGGCAGAACAGGAAAGGAAAGTCAATTTAATTATTACAGATTATTCTATGCCTGGAATGACTGGCTATGATCTCCTCAGAAAGATCAAG ATGTCTAGAAGGAGCAGAAGATTTCTTCCTGAAACCTGTTCAATTATCTGA